One Desmodus rotundus isolate HL8 chromosome 4, HLdesRot8A.1, whole genome shotgun sequence DNA segment encodes these proteins:
- the VPS26A gene encoding vacuolar protein sorting-associated protein 26A isoform X1, which translates to MSFLGGFFGPICEIDVVLNDGETRKMAEMKTEDGKVEKHYLFYDGESVSGKVNLAFKQPGKRLEHQGIRIEFVGQIELFNDKSNTHEFVNLVKELALPGELTQSRSYDFEFMQVEKPYESYIGANVRLRYFLKVTIVRRLTDLVKEYDLIVHQLATYPDVNNSIKMEVGIEDCLHIEFEYNKSKYHLKDVIVGKIYFLLVRIKIQHMELQLIKKEITGIGPSTTTETETIAKYEIMDGAPVKGESIPIRLFLAGYDPTPTMRDVNKKFSVRYFLNLVLVDEEDRRYFKQQEIILWRKAPEKLRKQRTNFHQRFESPESQASAEQPEM; encoded by the exons agtTTTCTTGGTGGCTTTTTTGGTCCCATTTGTGAGATCGACGTTGTCCTTAATGATGGGGAAACCAGGAAAATGGcagaaatgaaaactgaagaTGGCAAAGTAGAAAAACACTATCTTTTCTATGATGGGGAATCTGTTTCTGGAAAG GTAAACCTAGCCTTTAAGCAACCTGGAAAGAGGCTAGAGCACCAAGGAATTAGAATTGAATTTGTAGGTCAAATTG aacTTTTCAATGACAAGAGTAATACTCACGAATTTGTAAACCTAGTGAAAGAACTAGCCTTACCTGGAGAACTGACCCAGAGCAGAAGTTATGATTTTGAATTTATGCAAGTTGAAAAGCCATATGAATCTTACATCGGTGCCAATGTCCGCTTGAG GTATTTTCTTAAAGTGACAATAGTAAGAAGACTGACAGACTTGGTAAAAGAATATGATCTTATTGTTCACCAACTTGCTACCTACCCTGATGTTAACAACTCTATTAAGATGGAAGTGGGCATTGAAGATTGTCTACACATAGAATTTGAATATAATAAATCAAA GTATCATTTAAAGGATGTGATTGTTGGAAAGATTTACTTCTTATTAGTAAGGATAAAAATCCAACATATGGAGTTACAACTGATCAAAAAAGAGATCACAGGCATTG GACCCAGTactacaacagaaacagaaacaattgCTAAATATGAAATAATGGACGGTGCACCGGTCAAAG GTGAATCAATTCCAATAAGACTATTTTTAGCGGGATATGACCCAACTCCAACAATGAGAGATGTGAACAAAAAATTTTCTGTAAGGTACTTTTTGAATCTAGTCCTTGTTGATGAGGAGGACAGAAGGTACTTCAAGCAGCAG GAGATCATTTTATGGAGAAAAGCTCCTGAAAAACTGAGGAAACAGAGAACAAACTTTCACCAGCGATTTGAATCACCAGAATCACAGGCATCTGCTGAACAGCCTGAAATGTGA
- the VPS26A gene encoding vacuolar protein sorting-associated protein 26A isoform X2: protein MAEMKTEDGKVEKHYLFYDGESVSGKVNLAFKQPGKRLEHQGIRIEFVGQIELFNDKSNTHEFVNLVKELALPGELTQSRSYDFEFMQVEKPYESYIGANVRLRYFLKVTIVRRLTDLVKEYDLIVHQLATYPDVNNSIKMEVGIEDCLHIEFEYNKSKYHLKDVIVGKIYFLLVRIKIQHMELQLIKKEITGIGPSTTTETETIAKYEIMDGAPVKGESIPIRLFLAGYDPTPTMRDVNKKFSVRYFLNLVLVDEEDRRYFKQQEIILWRKAPEKLRKQRTNFHQRFESPESQASAEQPEM, encoded by the exons ATGGcagaaatgaaaactgaagaTGGCAAAGTAGAAAAACACTATCTTTTCTATGATGGGGAATCTGTTTCTGGAAAG GTAAACCTAGCCTTTAAGCAACCTGGAAAGAGGCTAGAGCACCAAGGAATTAGAATTGAATTTGTAGGTCAAATTG aacTTTTCAATGACAAGAGTAATACTCACGAATTTGTAAACCTAGTGAAAGAACTAGCCTTACCTGGAGAACTGACCCAGAGCAGAAGTTATGATTTTGAATTTATGCAAGTTGAAAAGCCATATGAATCTTACATCGGTGCCAATGTCCGCTTGAG GTATTTTCTTAAAGTGACAATAGTAAGAAGACTGACAGACTTGGTAAAAGAATATGATCTTATTGTTCACCAACTTGCTACCTACCCTGATGTTAACAACTCTATTAAGATGGAAGTGGGCATTGAAGATTGTCTACACATAGAATTTGAATATAATAAATCAAA GTATCATTTAAAGGATGTGATTGTTGGAAAGATTTACTTCTTATTAGTAAGGATAAAAATCCAACATATGGAGTTACAACTGATCAAAAAAGAGATCACAGGCATTG GACCCAGTactacaacagaaacagaaacaattgCTAAATATGAAATAATGGACGGTGCACCGGTCAAAG GTGAATCAATTCCAATAAGACTATTTTTAGCGGGATATGACCCAACTCCAACAATGAGAGATGTGAACAAAAAATTTTCTGTAAGGTACTTTTTGAATCTAGTCCTTGTTGATGAGGAGGACAGAAGGTACTTCAAGCAGCAG GAGATCATTTTATGGAGAAAAGCTCCTGAAAAACTGAGGAAACAGAGAACAAACTTTCACCAGCGATTTGAATCACCAGAATCACAGGCATCTGCTGAACAGCCTGAAATGTGA